Proteins from one Bombyx mori chromosome 25, ASM3026992v2 genomic window:
- the LOC110385494 gene encoding uncharacterized protein LOC110385494, whose translation MYNRITLTLYLRLCYKHTKNPYFNMEITILEDLDVNASDFYNVLHDEIDNDMAKLKKSVEMLKNLRLTSAEIEVETAAMYHAELFFNIEQLKQLADEVKALDENKSDTVP comes from the exons ATGTACAATAGGATAACATTAACTTTATATTTAAGATTGTGTTACAAGCATACCAAAAACCCATATTTTAACATGGAAATAACGATATTGGAAGATTTGGATGTCAATGCTTCCGACTTCTATAATGTATTGCACGATGAAATTGATAACGATATGGCAAAATTAAAGAAGAGCGTTGAAATGTTGAAGAACTTAAGAC ttacATCAGCGGAAATAGAAGTCGAAACTGCAGCAATGTACCATGccgagcttttttttaatatagaacAACTAAAGCAACTCGCCGATGAAGTCAAAGCACTGGATGAAAACAAATCTGATACTGTTCCATAA